Within Acidimicrobiales bacterium, the genomic segment GGTACGTCGGGGGGTCCGACCCGCCGGTCTGCTCGCATCGGACCGACCGCTCAGGATGACGCGCCCGACCCGGACATGTCGGACGTCGCCCGCCCCGGAGCCGGGCCACTTCCCCCAAAGCACCGGCTCCGAAGCGGATGGGGACTGAAAGAACATGAAAATATCCGAGAATCCATCTGTCAACCCTTGAAGAGGTTACCGAAGCCCATTCGCATCGCCGGCCTGAAGAACCGCTCGGACGTCGTGTACAAGGTCCCGACGATGCGATCCAACTCGCTCCTGTCGAGTCGGCGCACGTCGATCGCTCCCTTCAGATAGACGGCGTCCTCTTCGCCTATGCAGAACGCCGCACCGTACAGCTCTCCGTTCCGCCGCAGCAGCCAAGAGAACAGCTCCTCGCGATTCTCCACCGGCGCAGGCATGAAGTAGGTCTCGTATCGGAACGTTCGTTGGTCGAGCCACATCCAGATGGTGCAGAAGTCCTTCTCCTCACCTCTGAGGCGCAAGTACCACCTTCTCTCCGCACCGTCACGCTCTACGGCCTCCACGATCCCGTACTCCTCCTCGATGGAGGCGAGCCATCGGGCCATCGAGGCGGCCAGAACCTCGAGTTCCTCCTCTGAGGCGGGTGGGGGAAACAGCGATGTCATGACACAATCCTCTTTCACTCCGACCGAGCAGGCCGGGAACGTCACAGACGACCGGCCGCCACCCGGGCGACACCGTCAACAAGGGGTGGGAGCGCGGCTCGCCACGTCGCCGTACAGGCGACGAAGCCGGCCTGCCGTCACGGACCAGCGAAACCCGGATGCGTGACTCGACGCCGCCTGGCTCATGGCGGCTCGGCGTTCCGGATTCGAGAGAATCCAATCCACACGCTCCGCCCAGACGAGCGGGTCCCTCTCGGAGACGAGAATCCCGGTCTCGCCGTCCAGCACGACGCTCCTCAGCCCTCCCACGTCGGACGCCACTACCGGTATTCCACAGGCCGCGGCTTCCAGCCCCACCAATCCGAACGACTCCGTGTGAGAAGGGACCACCACCACGTCGGACGCCCGGTAGTAGGTGGACAGGAGATGATGCGGTTGAGGATCGACGAACACGACCTGCTCCTGGATGCGTGCCGCCTCCGCGATCCTCTTCGCCTCCTCCATGGCTTCTATACCACGGGGACCGGAGGGACCTCCCACCACAACGAGGCGCGCATCCGGATCGTCGAGGGCTATCAGGGTCTTCACCGCGAGGTCGAGTCCCTTGAGAGGTTGAATCCGACCCACGAAAAGCAGGACGCGCCCTTCCCCCAGATTCAGCGCCCGCCTGGCCCACCAACGATCCCCGGGTGAAAACAGCGCGTGGTCGACACCGGGCGGCACGACTTCCACACGTCCGGGGTCGACGTCACAGGCCCATACCAGGTCTTCGCGCTCCATGGGACTCGCGACGACCAGCTTCTCTGCGCAACTTGCAATCTGCGATTCGGAGACCTCGCGCAGCTGCGACTCGTGCTCGCCGGCCAAGCGCTTCACCCTCGCGAGGGTGTGGTACGTGACCACCAAGGGGATCTCCAATTGGTGTTTGAGTCGATGTCCGACCAGACCCGACATCCAGTAGTGGGCGTGGATCAGATCTGCCGGCTCCTCCTCCAGTTCGGCCACTATCGCGGAGGTGATCTCGGGGAGGAGTTCGGGCAGGTCCTCCTTCTGCACGTCCTCCCCTCCGCACGGAACGTCCACCACCCGGAAACCCGGCTCGACTTCGACGACGCGACGGCCCCGCCGTTCTGGCACCCGCACGAACACGCGACAGTCCACACCCGATTGCGCAAGAGCACCGGTCAGCTCTCTGACATAGACGTTCATGCCTCCACCGTCACCCACTCCCGGCTGGGCCAGAGGTGACGTATGGAGCGAGAGCATCGCCACCGCGGGACCTTCGGTCACTGCGGAACCCCCGTGGTCCTGGCTTCGTCCGGGCGTCGATCCTTCGAATCGCGGCCCTCGTTCACCTTCTGAAAGCTCCTGTAGACGGAGATGAGAGCGCGCTTCTGCTCTTCGGTCAGAAGCGGGTCTGCGGCGATCGACGAGACGGCGTCGGTCGCAGGCCGGTCCTCTTCCAAGATCCCGGCTTTGATGTACAGCGACTCGGCAGAGATCTGGAGCGCGTCGGCGATCTGCTTGAGAATCTCGGCCGACGGGCGGCGCAACCCCCGCTCTATCTGGGAGAGGTATGGGTTAGACACACCCGCGAGGTCCGACAACCGGCGCAGAGACATCTTCGCCAGTTCGCGCTGCTTGCGAATGAACTCGCCGAGTTCTCGCCAACGCTGATCGGCCTCAGTCATCTGCGGTGGACAAGTCGAGCCGTCTGGCCAACTCACTCTGCAGTACGTCGATTCGAGCAAAGAGTTTGCGTCTCATGTCCGAGAGCTTGCGTTCGAAGGCTTCCAAGCGCCGGAGCAGATCGTCGAGCTCGCCGGGGCCGAGGGTTCTCGGGTCCACGACGGACATTCCGTCCAGTTCCCGCTCCAGATCCTGCTCCGAGTGGGACGGTGTTATCGAATGCGGCATCCTCCCAGACCCGGCTTCGGGACGCGGCCTCGGAGTGAGTATCCGTGGGAGCTCTTCGATCAGATCGAAGTCCGCCTCCCCACTGCGACGAGCCAGCTCCGCTCGGAGAAGGTCGATGCGACCTTGCGCCAACCGCCGGAGATAGGAGATCTCGGTCTCGAGGTGTACACACTCGTCGCGCATTCGTCGCAACTCCTCGGTGGACCTGGCACTCACGTCGCCGAGATAACCCTCGGATAGAACCACCTCCCGATCCGGCACTCCGATCCTCCAAGTCTCGGGCGTGCTCCTCAGGCTAGGACGTCAGAGCGTCGTTCAACCAACGGTGCGCCCCGCTATGACGATCTCGAACCCTCCCCCGTAGAGCAACACCCACAGCACGAACGCCCAGAGAATCGTCCTACGGTGATCACCGAAGAGCACTTCGTTGGCGGGGGATACGACGCCTCCCACCTCTCCGACTGCCGCGAGTTCCAAGAAGCCGACCAGTATGACGAAGACGGCCCAGGCCGCCGCCAGGCGCTCCTGCCCCGGGTACGCGACGAAATGGGCGGGAACCCAGTGTGAGGGGACGAGCATGAAGAAGACCGCCGGTATCGAGAAGATCACGTTGCATCGAGATGCCGAACGAGCCCGGAGCCCCAACCACAACCGTTCCTCGGGCTTCAGCGTCTCGCCTCGCTCGTCCGCCAAGATGATCCTCTTCTGCGCGGGCCAAATCACGAGCCAGACGTTCGCGAACATGATCAGGCCGAGGATCGATCCCCACGCGATGGCGGTTCCCCTGCTCTGCGTGAAGTACGACGTGAACTCCTCCCCGAGGGCCCTCTGAAACCAGAGCAG encodes:
- the mshA gene encoding D-inositol 3-phosphate glycosyltransferase, with the translated sequence MTEGPAVAMLSLHTSPLAQPGVGDGGGMNVYVRELTGALAQSGVDCRVFVRVPERRGRRVVEVEPGFRVVDVPCGGEDVQKEDLPELLPEITSAIVAELEEEPADLIHAHYWMSGLVGHRLKHQLEIPLVVTYHTLARVKRLAGEHESQLREVSESQIASCAEKLVVASPMEREDLVWACDVDPGRVEVVPPGVDHALFSPGDRWWARRALNLGEGRVLLFVGRIQPLKGLDLAVKTLIALDDPDARLVVVGGPSGPRGIEAMEEAKRIAEAARIQEQVVFVDPQPHHLLSTYYRASDVVVVPSHTESFGLVGLEAAACGIPVVASDVGGLRSVVLDGETGILVSERDPLVWAERVDWILSNPERRAAMSQAASSHASGFRWSVTAGRLRRLYGDVASRAPTPC
- a CDS encoding transcriptional regulator, with amino-acid sequence MTEADQRWRELGEFIRKQRELAKMSLRRLSDLAGVSNPYLSQIERGLRRPSAEILKQIADALQISAESLYIKAGILEEDRPATDAVSSIAADPLLTEEQKRALISVYRSFQKVNEGRDSKDRRPDEARTTGVPQ